A genomic window from Purpureocillium takamizusanense chromosome 2, complete sequence includes:
- a CDS encoding uncharacterized protein (EggNog:ENOG503PGK1) — translation MSSLAQAIEATTRGFLQSYVNASETKSMDALTAHVTDDCRRYIGPPAFLKARGAPSDFSMSNEEYAAEFNGMEHYSFEDHVMYDLIVDTQNRRAAARSEILIKFNSGETASRNFVWFLDFNEDGSKIVKIYVQLDVEEANKWIEDIKDLKTDIKNARPE, via the coding sequence ATGTCGTCTCTAGCCCAGGCGATCGAAGCTACCACACGGGGATTCTTGCAAAGCTACGTCAACGCCAGCGAAACAAAGTCCATGGACGCTTTGACTGCTCATGTCACCGATGATTGCCGTCGATACATTGGACCGCCCGCATTTCTTAAAGCGAGAGGCGCACCATCGGACTTCTCAATGTCAAACGAGGAATACGCGGCAGAGTTCAACGGCATGGAGCACTATAGCTTTGAAGACCACGTCATGTACGACCTTATTGTCGACACGCAAAaccggcgagcggcggcacgaAGCGAAATTCTGATCAAATTCAACAGCGGCGAGACCGCCAGTCGGAATTTTGTGTGGTTCCTGGACTTCAACGAAGACGGAAGCAAGATTGTGAAGATTTACGTGCAGCTTGATGTTGAAGAGGCGAACAAGTGGATAGAAGACATCAAGGATCTAAAGACAGACATCAAGAATGCTCGTCCTGAGTAG
- a CDS encoding uncharacterized protein (COG:S~EggNog:ENOG503P2WU), whose amino-acid sequence MGKPTATRVADMRKFHNKSKLGCKQCKTRRIKCDEARPLCRKCAHASLECSFLLDDVAKRADTQTHITPTSEKNCDEVQAACAKGQHTALSSLSVSTRPVNSQPLATLDMLDERFSALHIRLWRHFEHDFYQHQKELYPGLDELVALFLDTSLTTPYLLDGLLAYAAVHKSTVYEFHQSSYLLEAKRLQTRALALYNSERPVLSDETCLPMFLFSSLLSHHTMFEVRLEGQEDLRLAVDAITQSIPIQRGLHAIARAAWPMFTEQTQQTFIRSCQRETALVEGAPRPTEECDALLAHLERASFGPLYKHMCCSAVTDLQKRFNALSMGDTHSSWAAIQDWLVAVPAGYVELLKSFQPEALVILAYFAVLLHYGAEHWFIGDLGVRLISLISENLGPHWREWLEWPIRATMDRPNPYRGKD is encoded by the coding sequence ATGGGCAAGCCAACCGCCACGAGAGTCGCCGATATGCGCAAGTTTCACAACAAGTCAAAGCTGGGCTGCAAGCAGTGCAAGACGCGGCGCATTAAATGCGATGAGGCGCGACCGCTTTGTCGCAAATGTGCGCATGCAAGCCTTGAATGCTCATTTCTGCTAGACGATGTGGCAAAGCGTGCAGACACCCAGACTCATATCACGCCAACCAGCGAGAAGAATTGCGACGAAGTGCAAGCGGCATGCGCCAAGGGCCAGCACACTGCCTTGAGTTCATTGTCGGTCTCGACCAGGCCGGTGAATTCCCAGCCCCTCGCAACACTTGATATGCTCGACGAGCGCTTTAGTGCGTTGCACATTCGGTTGTGGCGTCATTTTGAGCACGACTTCTATCAACATCAGAAAGAATTGTACCCAGGCCTCGATGAGTTGGTCGCGCTATTCCTCGACACAtccttgacgacgccgtACCTCTTGGACGGGCTGCTGGCATATGCGGCGGTACATAAAAGCACAGTCTACGAATTTCATCAAAGCAGCTATCTTTTGGAAGCAAAAAGGCTACAAACTCGAGCCCTTGCACTGTACAACAGTGAACGCCCCGTCTTGTCTGATGAGACATGCCTACCAATGTTTCTCTTCTCGTCTCTGTTAAGTCATCACACGATGTTTGAGGTCCGTCtagaaggacaagaagacTTGCGTTTGGCAGTGGATGCCATAACGCAATCTATTCCAATCCAGCGTGGGCTTCACGCCATAgctcgggcggcgtggccgatGTTCACAGAGCAGACGCAACAAACGTTCATCCGCAGCTGTCAGAGGGAGACAGCCCTCGTTGAGGGCGCTCCGCGTCCGACGGAGGAGTGTGATGCCCTTCTTGCTCACCTGGAGCGAGCTAGTTTCGGACCCTTATACAAACACATGTGCTGCAGTGCCGTAACAGACCTACAGAAACGGTTCAATGCTCTTTCGATGGGCGATACCCATTCATCATGGGCCGCCATCCAGGATTGGCTAGTTGCCGTACCTGCCGGGTATGTCGAGCTCCTCAAATCCTTCCAACCAGAGGCGCTTGTTATTCTTGCATACTTTGCCGTTCTTCTGCACTATGGCGCAGAGCATTGGTTTATTGGAGACCTGGGGGTGCGATTGATAAGTCTCATCAGTGAGAATTTGGGCCCGCATTGGAGAGAATGGCTCGAATGGCCGATCCGAGCTACGATGGATCGGCCGAACCCTTATAGAGGCAAAGATTAG
- a CDS encoding uncharacterized protein (COG:S~EggNog:ENOG503NXQA~TransMembrane:12 (i54-76o88-108i120-138o150-173i180-201o207-228i306-332o362-382i403-422o428-454i466-486o498-517i)), with product MGPAERHPEAVPGTVHLVDPAGGSSSGDGAIELVPRPSADPEDPLNWSRGRKMLSLAMVLVYTLGVGVPTTLQYSVLADITRDTGISTAHLVQGTGVMFLFLGWGCLLTQPVALTYGRRGVYLCSLLATVPLMVWTAYSRSAGEWYAHRVLLGLFASPIEALPEVSIPDVFFAHERGSWMSVYVVFLFGSNFVAPLVAGFFAEAFGWRWTMHFGAIIAAVAFVILFFFMEETMFFRQTLEGLEEEPRQPDDKSAWTSSTNHSEKTKTGGSTEAATVASTPHTPPRHYSQKLKPLRRMPGRPSKRQMFLSMILPLPIIVQFPNVAWAGFIYGINLAWYQVLNATTSPILSAAPYNWSTSRVGLIYLGPLVGAVVGSLWSGVIADRLTLVLARRNKGVREPEQRLWPLALSSFLSCIGLIVWGVGARHNVHWAGLAVGLGILTVSLVTGGSVALSYNVDCFKDMSGDSTTSVIIIRNTLGFAMSYGITPWYTNMGLQNCFIVAGFLSLVCTSTFLLMIWKGKALRRQSAQRYWRYAEKAIASE from the coding sequence ATGGGTCCAGCGGAACGGCACCCCGAGGCCGTCCCGGGCACTGtccacctcgtcgacccggcgGGCGGTTCCTCgtccggcgacggcgccattGAGCTCGTGCCGCGCCCGAGTGCCGACCCCGAAGACCCTCTGAACtggagccgcggccgcaagatgctctccctcgccatggTCCTTGTCTAcacgctcggcgtcggcgtgcccACGACGCTGCAGTACtctgtcctcgccgacatcaCGCGCGACACGGGCATCTCGACCGCCCACCTCGTCCAGGGCACCGGCGTCATgttcctcttcctcggctggGGGTGCTTGCTAACGCAACCCGTGGCTCTGACGtacgggcgccgcggcgtctaCCTGTGCTCGCTGCTCGCCACGGTGCCGCTGATGGTTTGGACTGCGTACTCGAGATCGGCCGGCGAGTGGTATGCCCATCGTGTTCTGCTCGGACTCTTCGCCTCACCCATCGAGGCGCTGCCCGAGGTGAGCATCCCGGACGTTTTCTTCGCCCATGAGCGTGGGTCATGGATGAGCGTCTACGTCGTGTTCCTCTTTGGTTCCAACTTTGTCGCCCCCCTCGTGGCTGGGTTCTTCGCCGAGGCATttggctggcgctggaccATGCACTttggcgccatcatcgccgccgtcgctttCGTCATCCTTTTCTTCTTCATGGAGGAGACCATGTTCTTCCGTCAGACGCTCGAGGGGCTGGAAGAGGAACCACGACAGCCAGACGATAAGTCGGCGTGGACATCCAGCACCAACCACTCTGAGAAGACGAAGACTGGCGGCTCGACTGAAGCTGCCACCGTTGCTTCAACACCGCATACGCCTCCTCGTCACTACAGTCAGAAGCTCAAACCCTTGCGCCGTATGCCGGGCCGCCCTTCTAAGCGACAAATGTTCCTGTCCATGATCCTTCCACTACCAATCATCGTGCAGTTTCCCAATGTGGCCTGGGCGGGCTTCATATACGGCATCAATCTCGCATGGTACCAAGTCCTCAACGCAACCACGAGCCCCATCCTCAGCGCGGCGCCCTATAACTGGTCTACCAGCCGCGTAGGCCTTATTTACCTGGGACCCCTCGTCGGGGCTGTTGTAGGAAGCCTCTGGTCGGGCGTCATCGCAGACCGTCTGACATTGGTACTTGCTCGACGCAACAAAGGTGTGCGTGAGCCGGAGCAGAGACTGTGGCCCCTTGCACTATCGTCCTTTCTGTCGTGCATCGGCCTCATCGTTTGGGGTGTTGGTGCGCGACATAACGTCCACTGGGCCGGAttggccgtcggcctcggcatcttGACCGTCAGtctcgtcacgggcggctcCGTTGCCCTTTCATACAATGTCGACTGCTTCAAGGACATGAGCGGCGACTCGACCACATcggtcatcatcatccgaAACACGCTGGGCTTTGCCATGTCGTACGGCATCACTCCGTGGTACACAAACATGGGGCTGCAAAATTGTTTCATCGTGGCCGGGTTTCTATCGCTTGTATGCACTAGCACCTTTTTGCTCATGATATGGAAAGGCAAGGCTCTCAGGCGGCAGTCGGCGCAGCGGTACTGGCGGTACGCCGAAAAAGCAATCGCTTCCGAGTGA
- a CDS encoding 5'-nucleotidase (COG:S~SECRETED:SignalP(1-20~SECRETED:cutsite=GQA-VR~SECRETED:prob=0.6806)~EggNog:ENOG503P1CK): protein MKPFVALVAASILGANYGQAVRIAQASQESWADLTVRNLNKALRAENYSVVLVGPTKHCTKSGATDRNPTRLRRACQFGSCPSRTRARHGYNESDKSLHWLNAHPQTCMRYAIDKLGPCYREWHGRRAQLAVVGPSGSLTAPLEYMWDSWSSTAWAAAWAARWGGVPAIAFGSPQDKRSFAWNATHTLPYTDIYPKLAAKLVKAVIYSGKPYLPEGVFLNVNFPPTTGGCDDPEKFKFVLTRRPVYHDLMGPRIDHCGRDRLPRDYIALRRENRCYVSVTATDSWYMETHRYASVHRTLIDKLAGFWHCLEENDDSDADGRWRGPKDQDT, encoded by the coding sequence ATGAAGCCATTTGTCGCTCTCGTCGCGGCGAGCATCCTGGGCGCGAATTACGGACAGGCCGTCCGTATTGCGCAGGCTTCTCAGGAGAGCTGGGCCGACCTCACTGTGCGCAACCTCAACAAAGCCCTCCGCGCAGAGAACTACAGCGTCGTTCTCGTCGGTCCAACCAAACACTGCACCAAGAGCGGCGCAACCGACAGGAACCCTACTCGCCTCCGGAGAGCCTGCCAGTTCGGCTCGTGCCCGAGCAGGACCCGTGCGAGACACGGCTACAACGAGAGCGACAAGTCTCTCCACTGGCTCAACGCGCACCCCCAGACGTGCATGCGGTacgccatcgacaagctCGGCCCCTGCTACAGGGAATGGCACGGGCGCAGGGCacagctcgccgtcgtcgggcccaGCGGCTCTCTCACCGCACCGCTCGAGTACATGTGGGATTCatggagctcgacggcctgggccgccgcgtGGGCCGCTCGATGGGGCGGCGTGCCTGCCATCGCCTTTGGGTCGCCGCAGGACAAGCGGTCCTTTGCTTGGAACGCGACGCATACGCTGCCATATACGGATATCTATCCTAAGCTGGCGGCGAAGCtggtcaaggccgtcatcTACTCCGGGAAGCCGTACCTGCCCGAGGGCGTCTTCCTAAACGTCAACTTCCCGCCCACCACGGGCGGATGCGACGACCCGGAAAAGTTCAAGTTCGTTCTCACACGCCGCCCGGTCTACCACGACCTCATGGGTCCACGGATCGATCACTGCGGCCGGGACAGACTGCCTCGCGATTACATCGCCCTTCGGCGAGAGAACAGGTGTTATGTCTCTGTTACCGCCACCGATTCATGGTATATGGAGACACATCGCTATGCGTCAGTGCACAGGACGCTGATCGACAAGCTTGCGGGCTTCTGGCACTGCCTAGAAGAAAATGACGACAGTGATGCAGATGGTCGTTGGAGGGGTCCGAAGGATCAAGACACCTAG
- a CDS encoding uncharacterized protein (COG:S~EggNog:ENOG503Q3G6), which yields MPLFASLPPEILDRILEMLPPEEVLVFRRVCRLADKYITSNTTLHRAMYRHAFGRHKEDNIGWQDLQELLKLCNEMRRTFSPSAQYKQS from the exons ATGCCCCTATTTGCTTCCCTACCTCCCGAAATCCTCGATCGGATTCTAGAGATGCTCCCGCCGGAGGAAGTCCTTGTCTTCCGCCGCGTGTGTCGCCTTGCCGATAAATACATCACGAGCAACACAACCCTTCACCGCGCCATGTACAGACATGCTTTT GGCAGGCATAAAGAGGATAACATCGGGTGGCAAGACCTACAGGAGCTGTTGAAGCTTTGCAATGAAATGCGTCGTACGTTTTCTCCCTCTGCGCAGTATAAGCAGTCGTAG
- a CDS encoding Phenylacetate 2-hydroxylase (EggNog:ENOG503NU6J~COG:Q): MLLGNQNAVIDRPTLYTFHGVISSTQGFTIGSSPWDESCRKKRKAAGTALARPALRNYYPMFDLESYCIVRDLKQDSCNGEIEIDVRPYIQRYALNTTLTLCYGIRMDAVYDELLSEILHVGSAISLLRSASENYQDYIPAMRYLPNNQKKARAKSLRDRRDAYLDLLLNKVRDMIRRGTDKPCISAAILQDEETKLSGVEVSSVCLSLVSGGFETIPGTLTSCIGSLSTREGQAWQDRAYQDIKRHYTDIGQAWRSCFIEEKVPYVNAIVKEAGRYYTVSAMSLPRKTVTQVHWNGAVIPAKTMILVNAQAGNHDTDHFGPGGGRFDPERWLKSLDPPTENDIDGLAHLSFGTGSRACSGQYIASRLLYSALVRLISSYKIVASEEMPPNTDYVNYNQFKTALVAIPRAFKVKLIPRNPDATAACLADAQGRTSQHYKE, from the exons ATGCTGCTTGGCAATCAGAATGCCGTTATTGATCGCCCTACGTTGTACACATTTCACGGCGTCATCAGCTCGACGCAGGGATTCACGATTGGCTCGTCGCCTTGGGACGAGTCCTGCAGaaagaagcgcaaggcagCGGGCACCGCACTCGCAAGACCTGCCCTTAGGAACTATTACCCCATGTTCGACCTGGAGAGCTATTGCATCGTACGAGACCTCAAACAAGACAGCTGCAATGGGGAGATCGAGATTGACGTACGCCCATACATTCAACGCTACGCGCTGAACACAACCTTGACCCTTTGCTATGGCATTCGAATGGATGCTGTATATGACGAGCTTTTGAGCGAGATTCTCCACGTTGGATCTGCTATTTCCCTTTTGCGAAGTGCATCGGAGAACTACCAGGACTACATACCTGCCATGCGATACTTGCCGAATAATCAGAAAAAGGCTCGGGCAAAAAGTTTGCGAGATCGCCGCGACGCCTACCTCGATCTTCTCCTGAACAAGGTGCGCGATATGATTCGAAGAGGAACGGATAAGCCATGCATATCGGCTGCCATCCTACAAGATGAGGAAACCAAGCTGTCTGGTGTCGAGGTTTCCTCCGTTTGTCTCTCACTGGTATCCGGCGGATTCGAGACTATTCCAGGCACATTGACCTCTTGCATTGGATCTCTGTCGACGAGGGAAGGACAGGCGTGGCAAGACCGGGCCTACCAGGATATCAAGCGCCATTACACCGACATAGGACAAGCATGGAGGTCGTGCTTCATCGAAGAGAAGGTTCCTTATGTCAATGCGATCGTCAAGGAAGCTGGGCGGTACTACACTGTCAGCGCGATGAGTCTGCCCAGGAAAACCGTGACTCAGGTACATTGGAACGGTGCCGTTATCCCGGCCAAGACAATGATACTGGTTAATGCTCAAGCGGGAAATCACG ACACTGATCATTTTGGGCCCGGCGGTGGCCGATTCGACCCTGAAAGATGGCTCAAGTCACTAGACCCTCCCACCGAGAATGATATAGATGGACTTGCCCATTTGAGTTTTGGCACAGGTTCACGTGCGTGTTCGGGCCAGTACATAGCTTCCAGGCTGTTGTACTCCGCCTTGGTAAGGTTGATCTCCTCGTACAAGATCGTTGCAAGCGAGGAGATGCCGCCCAACACAGACTACGTCAACTACAACCAGTTCAAAACGGCACTGGTTGCCATTCCACGCGCGTTCAAGGTCAAGCTGATACCTAGGAACCCTGATGCCACTGCAGCGTGCCTGGCCGATGCCCAGGGGCGTACGAGCCAACACTACAAGGAATAA
- a CDS encoding uncharacterized protein (TransMembrane:1 (i145-171o)~EggNog:ENOG503P3Y1) — MMARIRKSGGESADSVYTVDYKTLTSPHLIFTETATGTRVGSGTLHPISINADYEVRGQKGKLKALRRMHTEYTHLSRAYSETEGHLAAMQWSSEADFKTWDFICKGADGVPVARFTSNCWARKKVGVIDYYGARGLSKEAQEEILVTGLTLYSCMILRTSSILSFFGGIFSKPGPLPNPESSSSKA; from the coding sequence ATGATGGCCCGCATCAGAAAATCCGGTGGCGAGTCGGCCGACTCCGTCTATACCGTCGACTACAAGACGTTGACGTCGCCGCATCTCATCTTTACAGAGACAGCCACCGGTACacgcgtcggcagcggcacgtTGCACCCCATCTCCATCAACGCCGACTACGAAGTGCGCGGACAAAagggcaagctcaaggccctgCGGCGCATGCACACGGAATACACCCACCTCTCCCGGGCGTACTCGGAGACTGAGGGCCATCTGGCGGCCATGCAATGgagcagcgaggccgacTTCAAGACGTGGGACTTTATCTgcaagggcgccgacggcgtgccGGTCGCGCGCTTCACGTCCAActgctgggcgaggaagaaggtCGGCGTCATTGACTATTACGGGGCCCGCGGGCTGTCCAAGGAGGCGCAAGAGGAGATTCTCGTCACGGGCCTGACGCTGTACTCGTGCATGATTCTTCGCACGTCGAGCATCTTGTCCTTCTTTGGCGGCATCTTTTCGAAGCCTGGCCCGCTGCCCAACCCGGAGTCGAGCTCAAGTAAGGCTTAG
- a CDS encoding uncharacterized protein (COG:S~EggNog:ENOG503P2DD~TransMembrane:6 (o17-37i49-66o78-102i114-138o158-179i200-220o)): MESTESIHGDCVTRTQIFTPIVILVVLSLYNVLELNVIIFTTFKSRKSLYFWSFLAATNGIAPHSIGFLLKQIVSPNYFVVFTSLVAVGWVMMVTGQSLVLYSRLHLILRNPFHLRLVLGMIVINAVVLHIPIIILMFGANSSMAGIFEFPYSVYEKIQVTVFSLQEIFISLVYLKACASFFEVQGALHGSSVREVRNHLWMVNVVAILLDIPILVLEYANLYLYQTAYKALVYSIKLKLEFRILNQLIEVTKSRDHNSGSNRAAGMNGPTAIHMGTIKGVNDNHGTHSRMEAYAYGSEAGQGAAHSGPGNGVMMTTEIVVQRQKRLEDDSDSAEHRSIAGGEARSGTRGAVDASSKTSSEMNLTRREY, encoded by the coding sequence ATGGAATCCACGGAGAGCATCCACGGGGACTGTGTGACGAGGACCCAGATCTTTACCCCGATTGTCATCCTTGTCGTCCTTTCTCTCTACAacgtcctcgagctcaacgtcatcatcttcacAACTTTCAAAAGCCGCAAAAGTCTCTACTTCTGGAGCTTTCTCGCGGCAACGAATGGAATTGCCCCCCATTCGATCGGTTTTCTGCTCAAGCAGATAGTATCGCCCAACTACTTCGTTGTCTTCACATCCCTCGTCGCGGTAGGATGGGTCATGATGGTGACGGGACAGTCCCTCGTTCTTTACTCCCGCCTACACCTAATACTGCGAAACCCTTTCCATCTGAGGCTGGTACTGGGTATGATTGTCATCAACGCTGTCGTCTTACACATTCCGATCATCATCCTCATGTTTGGTGCCAACAGCTCTATGGCAGGCATATTCGAATTCCCTTATAGCGTTTACGAAAAGATTCAGGTCACCGTCTTCTCACTACAGGAAATCTTTATATCGTTGGTCTACCTGAAGGCCTGCGCGTCCTTCTTCGAGGTCCAAGGTGCTCTCCATGGAAGCAGCGTCCGAGAGGTTCGCAACCATCTGTGGATGGTCAACGTGGTCGCCATTCTCCTGGACATTCCCATACTCGTCCTTGAATACGCCAACTTATACCTCTACCAGACTGCATACAAGGCGCTTGTGTACAGCATCAAGCTGAAACTGGAGTTTAGAATCCTCAATCAACTGATTGAGGTAACCAAGAGCCGCGACCACAACTCCGGCTCGAACCGGGCCGCCGGAATGAACGGCCCGACTGCCATACACATGGGAACCATCAAGGGCGTCAACGACAATCACGGCACACACTCGAGAATGGAGGCGTACGCATACGGCAGTGaagcaggccaaggcgccGCGCATTCGGGTCCAGGCAATGGCGTTATGATGACCACCGAAATCGTGGTACAGCGACAGAAAAGACTGGAGGATGATAGTGATAGCGCGGAGCACAGGTCAATTGCGGGAGGGGAGGCCCGGAGTGGGACCCGAGGAGCCGTTGACGCGTCGTCGAAGACGTCGTCAGAGATGAACCTGACTAGAAGGGAATACTGA
- a CDS encoding uncharacterized protein (COG:S~EggNog:ENOG503Q3G6) — protein sequence MPLFASLPPEILDRILEMLPPEEVLVFRRVCRLADKYITSNTTLHRAMYRHAFGRHKEDNIGWQDLQELLKLCNEMRRAVWFATEQAPLGMLSRLWVGTSFPTFEQPGA from the exons ATGCCCCTATTTGCTTCCCTACCTCCCGAAATCCTCGATCGGATTCTAGAGATGCTCCCGCCGGAGGAAGTCCTTGTCTTCCGCCGCGTGTGTCGCCTTGCCGATAAATACATCACGAGCAACACAACCCTTCACCGCGCCATGTACAGACATGCTTTT GGCAGGCATAAAGAGGATAACATCGGGTGGCAAGACCTACAGGAGCTGTTGAAGCTTTGCAATGAAATGCGTC GGGCTGTTTGGTTCGCCACCGAACAGGCGCCTCTGGGAATGTTGTCGAGGCTTTGGGTTGGGACATCGTTTCCGACGTTCGAACAGCCCGGCGCATAG
- a CDS encoding uncharacterized protein (TransMembrane:4 (i21-40o52-70i99-120o155-172i)~EggNog:ENOG503PSA8), which produces MPPKAVTKGAAMSSSSRIPLHLIRHGCALVAFGLLFGFVVPLTPYPRLGLTAHIQFCVEGTMVLAAGLLLQSDPFASTRSASAKPVPLAHKLGPWQSRIIYFGLSLIWVTLLSEAANAWWGTQWVLTQAHAAAGLKGDGPAAQWMELVVEYCHKPPAVLLATVFPTILYALFQEP; this is translated from the exons ATGCCTCCCAAAGCCGTGACAAAAGGGGCCGCtatgagcagcagcagcaggatccCCCTCCATTTAATTCGGCACGGTTGCGCCCTGGTCGCTTTTGGGCTGCTCTTCGGCTTCGTCGTGCCGCTGACGCCGTATCCGCGGTTGGGCCTCACAGCGCACATCCAGTTCTGCGTGGAGGGAACCATGGTCCTCGCTGCAGGACTACTTCTCCAATCCGACCCGTTTGCGAGCACGCGGAGCGCATCCGCCAAGCCCGTTCCTCTGGCGCACAAACTGGGACCATGGCAGTCACGCATCATATACTTCGGCCTCTCGCTGATTTGGGTCACGCTGctgtcggaggcggcgaatGCTTGGTGGGGCACACAGTGGGTGCTCACGCAAGCCCATGCTGCCGCGGGCTTGAAAGGCGATGGGCCTGCGGCACAGTGGATGGAATTGGTGGTTGAATACTGCCACAAGCCGCCCGCGGTGCTGCTTGCCACGGTT TTTCCAACAATTCTTTACGCCCTCTTCCAGGAGCCGTAG
- a CDS encoding uncharacterized protein (COG:S~EggNog:ENOG503Q3G6) produces MPLFASLPPEILDRILEMLPPEEVLVFRRVCRLADKYITSNTTLHRAMYRHAFGRHKEDNIGWQDLQELLKLCNEMRR; encoded by the exons ATGCCCCTATTTGCTTCCCTACCTCCCGAAATCCTCGATCGGATTCTAGAGATGCTCCCGCCGGAGGAAGTCCTTGTCTTCCGCCGCGTGTGTCGCCTTGCCGATAAATACATCACGAGCAACACAACCCTTCACCGCGCCATGTACAGACATGCTTTT GGCAGGCATAAAGAGGATAACATCGGGTGGCAAGACCTACAGGAGCTGTTGAAGCTTTGCAATGAAATGCGTC GTTGA